In the genome of Luteitalea pratensis, the window CGCGTCGCGAGATGCATCGCAAGCACCCGAAGACACGATTCGTGAACGCGCACCTGGCGATGCTGTACTACGACCCGGAGAAGCTCGCGTCGTTCCTCGACACGTACCCGAATGCCGATGTCGAGATTTCGGCCACCGTTCAGGACCTCGGGCGCGCGCCGCGTTTCTGGCGCGAATTCCTGATCAAGTACCAGGACCGGGTGCTGTTCGGCACCGACGGCAGCCAGTCGCGGGGCGCGGACGAGTTCTGGCGTCCGCATTGGCGCGCGCTCGAAACCCTCGACGAGTACTTCCCACACCCGGCGCAGGTCCGGACGCCGCTCGGCTCGCCGGGGCACGGCCGCTGGCAGATCTCGGGACTCGGCCTGCCCGATGCGGTGCTGCGCAAGATCTATTACCAGAACGCGCTGCGGCACCTGCCGGCGATGCGGGCGTCGATCGAGAGACAGCTGGCCGCACGCGCGGAGGGGGCTCGATGATCTGGTTGCCAACGGTAGGGCCCGCTCTCCGAGCGGGCCGTCTCCGCTCCACAGCTCATCGCCTGGGCCTGCTGACGCTGCTCGTTGTGCCGGTTGTGCCTCGACTGTCTGGGTGAGCGCGACGCTGACTGCCGGATAAAGTCCGGCGGCTACACCTCGGAACGCCGCCGACCGACTTGTCCGCCGTAGCCTTGGCGCAGGCGGAACGCCGAACGCAGAACGCCGAACGCAGAGCGCCGCACGAGCGACCCAAGGCCGAAGGCCGAATGACGACTCGTCCGGCGCAGCTTTGGCGAAGGCCGAAGGCCGCCGTGATGTTGACGCGCAATGGCCGATGTACGGGCTGGACGCCGCCGAGACCCACTACAGCCCGCTGACGCAGATCACCGACTCCAACGTGGCGCGTCTCGGCCTCGTCTGGGCCGCCGATCTCGATGCGTTTCCCGGCCAGATCCAGGGCACGCCCCTCGTCGCTCGACGGCATCATCTACTCGACCGGGCCGTGGAGTGTCGTGGTGGCGGTGGACGCACGCACCGGCAAGGTCAAGTGGCGCTGGGATCCGCAGATTCCGCATCCCACGTTCAAGACCGACGCACGTGGGCTGCGCACGCGCCTCGGCCCGAGCCTCTGCTGCGGGCCCGTGAATCGCGGCGTGGCTTATCACGACGGCAAAGTGTTCGTGGGGACGCTCGACAGCCGCCTTGTCGCACTCGACGCGAAGAACGGTCGCACGATCTGGAGCGCGCAGGTCGCGAGCAAGGCCGACGACTACAGCATCACGAGCGCGCCGCGCGTCATCAAGGGGCGCGTCATCACCGGCAGCAGCGGCTCGGAATTCGGTGTCCGCGGCTTCGTGGCCGCCTACGACGCGCAGACCGGCAAGCAGGTGTGGCGCTTCTGGACGGTCCCCGGTGATCCGAGCCTCGGCTTCGAGAATGCCGCGATGGAGCGCGCCGCCAAGACGTGGAACGGCGCATGGTGGAAGTACGGCGGCGGCGGCACGCCCTGGGACGGCATGGCGTACGACGCCGAACTCGACCTGTTGTACATCGGCACGGGCAACGGTTCGCCTTGGTCGCGTGATCTCCGCAGCCCGGGCGGCGGCGACAACCTGTACCTCTGCTCGATCGTCGCCATCCGCCCGGATTCGGGCGAATACGTCTGGCACTACCAGACCACGCCGGCCGACAACTGGGACTACGCGAGCACGCAGCCGATCGTCCTGGCCGACGTGAAGATGGATGGCCGGGTGCGCAAGGTGTTGATGCAGGCGCCCAAGAACGGCTTCTTCTACGTCATCGACCGTACCAACGGCGCGTTCATCTCGGCTCAGCCCTTCACGAAGGTCACCTGGGCCTCGGGTGTCGACCAGGTCACCGGACGTCCGATCGAGACCCCCGACGCCAACTACGGCACGACAGGCCAGCGATTGTCACCGGGCTCCGATGGCGCACATAGCTGGCATGCCATGGCGTGGCATCCGGGGGCGGGCCTTGCCTACATCCCCGGACAGGACACGACGGGCACGTATGCGTGGGATCCCGACTTCCAGCACCAGATGGGCCGCATGAACACGGGACGCCCGCGCAATCGCCCCGCGCCAGTTGATGCCGCGACACATCCGGGCGGGACGCCGGCTCTCGCGCCTGCGCCAGCACCGGCCACGCCCGCGCCCCCCGTGCGTCGTCCGCCGCAGATCGTTGGCGCCGGCGGCGGCCAGCAGCAGGGCGCTTTCCTCGTCGCGTGGGATCCGATCGCGCAGAAGGAGAAATGGCGGCTGACCTTCGATCGCCCCGGCATCACCGGCGGCACGCTCGCGACCGCGGGCAACCTGCTGTTCCATGGATCGAACGACGGCAGTTTCACCGCCTACACGGCCGACACCGGCCGCAAGATGTGGTCGGTGATGCTTGCGCCCGGCTTCGCCAATCCGATCACCTACACGATCGACGGCGTGCAGTACGTCACCGTTGCCACGGGACGCAGCGGCACGCAGGCGCCCGGACGGCTCTACACGTTCGCTGTCGATGGCAAGGGGCCCATGCCGTCGCTCGATCCCGTCGCCCCGCCAGAGGATCCGTCGGGCATCAACACTGCAGAAGCCATTCGTGCGGAGTTCGACCGTGTCGGCCTGCCCGACGAGCCCGCCCGCGCGCTCGTGCAGCAACTGTGTGGCGGTTGTCACCAGCCGACCGTCGTCACGCGCTTCCGTCAGCCCGAGGACGGATGGCGTGAAACCGTCGCGAACATGGTGGGGCGAGGAATGCCGGGCACGCCGGACCAGCGCGAGACGATCATCAGGTATCTCTCGCGTCATCGCGGACCCGAAGCGCGGTGAGCGAGGCCCTGCAAGCACGCGGCATACTGCCACGCTCACGATGAGGAGCGCGAGGCAGAGGTGTGCGGCCAACCATCATGCCCCGTGTAGCGGAAGGCCGCCTCGAAGATCACCGGGACCCGCGCGGCGTGGATGGTGCCGGCGGCGGGGAGGTTGTGCTCGCTGAGCGGGATGGCTTCATCGAGGACGAACCCGACGTGCCCCAGTTCCTCCAGCAGTTGCTCCCTGGTGATGAAGCATTGAGGCTGGCCCGAGAACTGCGTGAAAACGAAGGTCTCGCCGGGCACTGGTGTGGCGGCAGGCGGCAGCGTCTGTCGCGAGAAGGTGAACACGAACAGCGCGGCGCCAGGCGCGGAGACACGCGCGGCCTCGGCGACGGCCGAACGAAACTCCGCGGTCGAACGGGCAAGGTTCCAGATGCCGTGTGCAACCAGGAGATCGAATGTGCCGTCGGGCGCAGGCAACGCCTGCATGGGCGCCAGGACGAACCGCATGCGATCGGCATGACGCTCGCCGTCGGCCCGAGCTCGGGCGGCGTCGAGCATCGGCTGTGACAAGTCGGTACCGAGCACGCGCCAGCCCTGCCTGGCCAGGTGGACGGCGTTGCGCGCCGCCCCGCAGCCGATGTCGATGGCGCGGCCGGGCCGGCACCTGGCCAGTTCCGCGGCCGCAAACGACAGCAAGGTGTCGTTGGGAGGCGATTGACTGAACCCCTGCACCGTTGACGACGCACTCCAGGCAGAACCCGCCAGTGGATCGGACATGGGACCAATGGTGCCGGGAAGGAGTTGCCCAGACGTTGCGTCAGCGCAATGTCCGTGGCCCTTGGCATCGGCGGTGGCGCGGCCGCCCTTGTCCGGTGCCGCTCATTGCAGGCACGCAGGCGCCGACCTTCGGAATCTCGTCTACGCCCTGATGCCCCGGCCGCGTCTCAGGCAGTGTCTCGTGACGCGGCGTCGTCGCCCGTGGCCTGACGGTCCGGTGCGCGACTCGCCAGGTGTTCATCCATCACGGTCGTGTAGCAGCTCGGGCAGATGCCGTGACTGAACTGCGTCCCCGTCTGCGACGTGATGTAGCTCTCGACGTTCTGCCAGTAGTTCTCGTCGTTGCGAATCTTGCGACAGTACGAGCAGATGGGCAGGTAGTCCCGCAGCGTCCTGACCTCGGCGAGTGCGGCCTGCAGCTCGATCACGAGGCGCTCCCGCTCGGCTTCGGCGGCCTTGCGGGCCGTGACGTCACGCGCGACCGAATAGATCACGCGGCGATCGAGATCGGGCGTGGCATTCCACAACAGCCAGCGCCACGAGCCGTCCTTGCACCGGTACCGGTTCTCGAACGAGCGCGCCTGACCACCGGACTTGACCTCCCGGTTTTGTCGGATGGTCCGCTCGCGATCCTCCGGGTGGACGAACTCGATGGACGGGCGCGCCATCAGCTCGGCGCGGGTGAAGCCGAGGGTCGCCTCCCACGCGGGGTTGAGGCGACGGAAATAGCCCGAGAAGTCGGCGTAGCACAGGAGGTCGAGCGACAGCTCGAAGAACCGGTGCTCCATGTCGACCGGAGGAGTGAGGGCGGGTACGTCCAGAGGGGTCATCGTCGAGTCGCTGCCGGTAAAGCCATGCGCACCGATTTTAACTCGGCCGCAGCGGGGCGGACTTGAGGGAGGGCCTTCCGCACACGACCACAAACAAGATGGGGCGCTAAGGCAATTGCGGAACAGGTCCTAGTCGGTTTGCGGGCTGCGCCAATGCTCGCCCGAGCGCCATGCTACGCGCTTCACGGTTGTGTGAGTGGCCAGGCGGCCGCCGAGGCGGAACGAATGCGATATCTGTGTGTCCTGTCGATAGTGATGATTGGCCTGCTGACGACGACGTCAGCGCATGGACAGGCGACGGCGACGTTGCGAGGCCGCGTCCGGGATGCGCAGGCGGCGCCGGTCGCTGCCGCGACCGTCACCGTGACGAGTGCGGACACCGGATTCACCCGCGCCGTGCCGACGTCGGGCGACGGCAGTTTCCTGCTGGCAAACCTGCCACCGGCGACGCTCGACCTCACCATCGCGGCACAGGGCTTTGCCACCGCGACCCGCCGCGGGCTGTTGCTCGAAGTCGGGCAGACGCTGGTCGTGGACGTCGATCTGGCCGTGGCGGCCGTGCGTGAGACGCTCGTGGTCTCTGCGGCAACCGCCGCCGTGGATACCTCGCGTTCGGTGGTCGACGCCGTCATTCCCTCCACGGCCATCGAGGTCCTGCCGCTCAATGGCCGCAACTTCCTCGAACTGGCGCTCCTGGTCCCGGGCAATACGCCGGCACCCAACTTCGACCCCACCAAGTCGAACTCGGTCGTCATCTCCTCGGCAGGCCAGCTCGGTCGCGGCGGCAACATCACCATCGACGGCGCCGACAACAACGACGATGTCGTTGGTGGACCGCTGCAGAACGTCACCCAGGAGTCGGTGCAGGAGTTCCAGATCGCGACGCAGCGGTTCACGGCCGAATCGGGACGGTCGGCCTCGTCGGTCATCAACGTGGTGACCCGATCGGGCACCGACCAGCTGCGCGGGTCGTTCTCGTTCTTCGCGCGCGACAGCGCGTGGCAGGGGCTGCCGGCGACCTACGATCGATCGAGCGGCGACTCATTCCCCTTCGATCGCCAGCAACTGGCTGGCGCCGTCGGCGGCCCGCTGGTGTCAGGCAAGGCGTTCTGGTTCGCGGCCGCCGAGTACCGGAACCAGGACGGCGCCGTGCTGGTGGGCGAACGTGACGTGGCAGCCCGCGCCATCCGCAGGTCCTTTGCCGCCGCGCCGCTCGACGACACGCTTGGTTCGGGGCGCGTGGACTGGCGTCGCAACAGTGCCGACGCGCTGAGCTTGCGATACGCCGGCGAGAGGGCCGAGGACACGGGCGCCAGCAGTCTCGATCGCGCGATCGGGTCGGCGTCGTATCGCCAGCGCAGCCGCAACAGCTACCAGTCGGTGGTCGGTACATGGACGCGGGTGGTGAGCCCGACGCTCATCAACGCCGCCACGGCCTCGTTCAGCACGTTCGACAACGCCATCGTGCCGATCGCGCCGGGCCCGCAGCACACCTTCCCGAGCATGCTCGACGGGTCGTCCTTCCGCGTGCCGCAGGGCACTACGCAGAAGCGCTTCCAGCTGGCCGATACGCTCACACTGTCTCGCGGGGCTCACAGCCTGCGCCTCGGCGGTGAGTGGCAGCGCGTGAACGCCGCCTTCGACCTCGGCGTCTTCCAGGACGGCCGCCTCGAGTTCATCGAGGACTTCCCGAGCTACGACAGCAATGGTGATGGCCGCGTCGACGATGGCGACCTGCTGTTCGCGGTGACGCTCCGCAGTGGCAAGCCCGATCAGGCGCTGGTGATCCCGGACGCCGACAACGACTACGTCTCCTTCTTCGTACAGGACGACTGGCGCCTGCGGCCCGACCTGACGCTGAACGTGGGCCTGCGCTACGAGATGGACACCGACGTGAAGAACGTGAGTCGCGTCGACGAGATCAACCCGATCGTCCAGCCGTTCCTGCAGGGCACCCGCGGTCGCGACCTGGACAACTGGGGCCCGAGGATCGGCTTCAACTGGGCCCCCGGCGATGGCCGCACGAGCGTCCACGGCGGTTACGGCATCTACTATGACCGCATCACGCTGCAGATCCAGTCGCTCGAACGCGGCCTGGACGGCCGGGCCCTCCCGATCGAGGTGCGCGCCGGCAACGTGTTCTATCTCGACTCGATGACTGGCCAGTTTCCGCCGTTCGCTCCGTCGACGGCCAACCCGTTCACCGGCTTCATCCTCCCGGGCGCTGGCGCCTCGGGCATCAACATCATTGACAACACGATGCAGAACCCGAGCGTGCAGCAGTTCAACCTCGGGTTCCAGCGCGAGCTGCCGTGGAACACCGTGTTGCGCGTGGACGGGGTGCACGACCTCGGCACGCATTTCATCATCGGCCGCCCGATCGGTGCGGTGTACAACCCCGTGGTCGGCGGCCCCGATCAGGTGGTCAACCTCGAGTCGAGCGTCAACACCCACTACGACGCGTTGCTGGTCAGCGCGGAGCGGCGCAGCACCAGCTTCGGGTTCCGCGCGGCCTATACGTTCGCCAAGGCGTTCAACTACGCCAACGACGACCAGATTCCGTTCGGCAGCGGGCCCATCGATCCGGACAACCTGCGCCTCGAGTACGGGCCGACGCCCAACGACCAGCGGCATCGCTTCACGCTCGCGGCCTGGATGGACGCCCCGGCCGGCCTGCGGGTGGCGCCGATCATGACCTTCGCGTCCGGCGTGCCGATGGACATCCTGATGCCCGACGGGCTGACCCGCGTGCCAGCGTTTCAGCGCAACGCCGGCGGCCGGATCTTCGAAACCGGCGCCGACCTGAATCGCGCGCTCGTCGATCTCAACGCCTCGGGCGGGATCAACGGGCAGCCACTGCCGTACGTCCGGGACGACGTCCGGTTCGGTGACGGCTTCTCGTCGTTCGACCTGCGCATCTCACGGCCGTTCACCTTCGCGGGGCACGTGCGCATCGAGCCGATCGTCGAGGTCTTCAATCTCTTCAACGTGACCAACATCCTCGGCGTGAGCGTGAAGAATTACTCCGGGTACGCCAACGTGCTCGTGCGTGACAGTGCCGACCCTGCCGATCCGGGGTTCATGCAATCGTCGAGCTTCGGCGAGGCAGTGAGCACTGCAGGCGGCGTGTTCGGTTCCGGAGGCCCGCGCGCGTTCCAGTTCGCCGTACGGGCCACGTTCTGAGATGGCGACGGCACGGTCCTCGCGGCCGCTGCAGTTGCCTTCGGCGGTGGCGCTGGTCGTCGGGCAAGTGATAGCCGTCGGCATCTTCCTGACGCCCGGCACGATCATCCGGACGATTGCCTCTCCACTGGGAGTGCTGCTCGTCTGGGCGGTCATGGGGACGATGGCCATCTGCGGTGCGCTCTGCTACGGGGCGTTGGCGGCGCGCTTCCCGCACGCCGGCGGCGGCTACGTCTACCTGCGGGAAGCGTACGGGCCGCGCGTGGCCTTCCTCTACGGCTGGAAGTGCCTGCTGGTGATGGACCCGGGAATCACGGCCGCCCTGGCGACCGGCTTCGCCAGTTACGCGACCTACATCGTCCCTCTCGGCAACGTGGCCATGCGGGCCGTGGCCATCGGCGCCATCGCCGCCTTCGCTGCCGTGCACATCGCGGGCGTCAGGGTCGGCGTGCGCCTGCTGACGACGATCGCCGTCCTCAAGATCGTGCTGGTCGTGATCCTGACCCTCGGGGCGATCGTGAGTCCGGCGGCGGCGTGGAGCCATTTCGTGCCCTTCGTGTCACGGCATCCGCATGCGCCGCCCCTGCTTGGTGCCGTGGCTGGTGCCTTCGTCGCCGCGTTCTTCTCGTTCGGCGGCTGGTGGGAGGTCACCAAGATCGCCGGCGAGGTTCGGGACCCATCCCGGACGTTGCCGCGTGCGCTGTGGGCCGGACTGGCCATCGTGACGCTGGCCTATACGGCGGCGACGCTGTCGTTCATCGCGGTCGTCCCGATCGGGCAAGTCGCCGAGGGACAGGCCTTCATCGCCCAGGTAGGCGAGGCGATTGTCGGTCCCGGCGGCGGGACGGCCGTGGCGGCGATCGTGATCGTGTGCGTGCTCGGCAGCCTGGGCGCGATGCAGATGATCGCGCCGCGGTTGTACGTGGCCATGGCGCAGGATGGCGTCTTCCCGGCTGCGGCAGCCGCCCTGCATCCGCGTTTCGGCACGCCGGCCCGGGCCATCGCGACACAGGCGGTGCTGGCCTCGGTGCTCGTGGCGATCGGCACCTTCGACACGATCGTCGCCTTCTTCGTCTTCATCACCGTCGTGTTCATCGCCGCAACGGTGGCGTCCGTGCTCGTGCTGCGGCGTCGTGAGTCGGACTTCCAGGTGCCGATGCATCCCTGGTCCGCCGTGGTGTTCCTTGCGCTCGTCGTGGTGCTGCTGCTCCTGATCGGCGCGAGCAATCCGATGCAGGCGCTGCTCGGTGTCGTGGTCGTCGCCGCGGCTGTTCCTGTCTACCGTATGATTCACGCGCGGCGTCTCACACCGCTGCTGGAGAGCTGATCGCCATGACCTGGATCAAAGTGATTCCCTTCGACGAGGACGAGAACCTGCAGCAGGCACGTGCGGCGCAGCAGAAGCTCTACCCGATCGAATACGCGCAGCCGACCCACCCGCACCATGCCCAGACCGAGGGCATCGTCGCGTCGCACTCGCTGATTCCCGACGCGATGCTGCACTCGTTCGCGGCGTTCGGGGCCCTGATGTCGCCGGATCTGCCGCTGACCCGTCGCCAGCACGAGATGATCACGACGGTCGTGTCGGCCACCAACCGGTGCCAGTATTGACTGGAGTCGCACGCAGAGTTTCTGCGTAGGGTCACGCTGGACGAGGACTTCGTCGACGCGCTGAAGGCCGACTTCCGGGCCGTCGCACTTCCGGAGCAGGATCGCGTGATGCTCGAGTACGTCGAGCAGATCACCAAGGACGCCACGCGCATCTCGCCGGCGTTTCACGAGCGACTGCGCGCCGTCGGCTTCGACGATCGCGGCATCCTGCAGATCACGTTGATCGCGTCATGGTTCAATTACATCAATCGCGTCGCCGACGCGCTCGGCGTGGGCCGCGACGCGTAACCGAACCGCCGCCCGTTTCGTCGAGCGTCACGCCGTACTGCCCAGTTCCATGGTAAGGTCGCCGCCGAAACGAGTTCGTCGCCGAGCCCGGGCATTGGGCCCCGGGCCGCTCGCGACGTGACGGTCCTGATCAGTGAGCGCGCGCGACATGGCCCGAGCCAACGTCCGAGGATTGCGGTGG includes:
- a CDS encoding TonB-dependent receptor, with protein sequence MRYLCVLSIVMIGLLTTTSAHGQATATLRGRVRDAQAAPVAAATVTVTSADTGFTRAVPTSGDGSFLLANLPPATLDLTIAAQGFATATRRGLLLEVGQTLVVDVDLAVAAVRETLVVSAATAAVDTSRSVVDAVIPSTAIEVLPLNGRNFLELALLVPGNTPAPNFDPTKSNSVVISSAGQLGRGGNITIDGADNNDDVVGGPLQNVTQESVQEFQIATQRFTAESGRSASSVINVVTRSGTDQLRGSFSFFARDSAWQGLPATYDRSSGDSFPFDRQQLAGAVGGPLVSGKAFWFAAAEYRNQDGAVLVGERDVAARAIRRSFAAAPLDDTLGSGRVDWRRNSADALSLRYAGERAEDTGASSLDRAIGSASYRQRSRNSYQSVVGTWTRVVSPTLINAATASFSTFDNAIVPIAPGPQHTFPSMLDGSSFRVPQGTTQKRFQLADTLTLSRGAHSLRLGGEWQRVNAAFDLGVFQDGRLEFIEDFPSYDSNGDGRVDDGDLLFAVTLRSGKPDQALVIPDADNDYVSFFVQDDWRLRPDLTLNVGLRYEMDTDVKNVSRVDEINPIVQPFLQGTRGRDLDNWGPRIGFNWAPGDGRTSVHGGYGIYYDRITLQIQSLERGLDGRALPIEVRAGNVFYLDSMTGQFPPFAPSTANPFTGFILPGAGASGINIIDNTMQNPSVQQFNLGFQRELPWNTVLRVDGVHDLGTHFIIGRPIGAVYNPVVGGPDQVVNLESSVNTHYDALLVSAERRSTSFGFRAAYTFAKAFNYANDDQIPFGSGPIDPDNLRLEYGPTPNDQRHRFTLAAWMDAPAGLRVAPIMTFASGVPMDILMPDGLTRVPAFQRNAGGRIFETGADLNRALVDLNASGGINGQPLPYVRDDVRFGDGFSSFDLRISRPFTFAGHVRIEPIVEVFNLFNVTNILGVSVKNYSGYANVLVRDSADPADPGFMQSSSFGEAVSTAGGVFGSGGPRAFQFAVRATF
- a CDS encoding carboxymuconolactone decarboxylase family protein; translation: MLEYVEQITKDATRISPAFHERLRAVGFDDRGILQITLIASWFNYINRVADALGVGRDA
- a CDS encoding class I SAM-dependent methyltransferase, encoding MSDPLAGSAWSASSTVQGFSQSPPNDTLLSFAAAELARCRPGRAIDIGCGAARNAVHLARQGWRVLGTDLSQPMLDAARARADGERHADRMRFVLAPMQALPAPDGTFDLLVAHGIWNLARSTAEFRSAVAEAARVSAPGAALFVFTFSRQTLPPAATPVPGETFVFTQFSGQPQCFITREQLLEELGHVGFVLDEAIPLSEHNLPAAGTIHAARVPVIFEAAFRYTGHDGWPHTSASRSSS
- a CDS encoding PAS domain-containing protein yields the protein MTPLDVPALTPPVDMEHRFFELSLDLLCYADFSGYFRRLNPAWEATLGFTRAELMARPSIEFVHPEDRERTIRQNREVKSGGQARSFENRYRCKDGSWRWLLWNATPDLDRRVIYSVARDVTARKAAEAERERLVIELQAALAEVRTLRDYLPICSYCRKIRNDENYWQNVESYITSQTGTQFSHGICPSCYTTVMDEHLASRAPDRQATGDDAASRDTA
- a CDS encoding APC family permease; translation: MATARSSRPLQLPSAVALVVGQVIAVGIFLTPGTIIRTIASPLGVLLVWAVMGTMAICGALCYGALAARFPHAGGGYVYLREAYGPRVAFLYGWKCLLVMDPGITAALATGFASYATYIVPLGNVAMRAVAIGAIAAFAAVHIAGVRVGVRLLTTIAVLKIVLVVILTLGAIVSPAAAWSHFVPFVSRHPHAPPLLGAVAGAFVAAFFSFGGWWEVTKIAGEVRDPSRTLPRALWAGLAIVTLAYTAATLSFIAVVPIGQVAEGQAFIAQVGEAIVGPGGGTAVAAIVIVCVLGSLGAMQMIAPRLYVAMAQDGVFPAAAAALHPRFGTPARAIATQAVLASVLVAIGTFDTIVAFFVFITVVFIAATVASVLVLRRRESDFQVPMHPWSAVVFLALVVVLLLLIGASNPMQALLGVVVVAAAVPVYRMIHARRLTPLLES